A window of the Apostichopus japonicus isolate 1M-3 chromosome 8, ASM3797524v1, whole genome shotgun sequence genome harbors these coding sequences:
- the LOC139971540 gene encoding putative nuclease HARBI1: protein MYERYRFTRRGLMRLMDLLSAGLNHPTKRSLAIDGHLQICIALRFYVTGTVHTGHGDHHGGSQLGEDAYVYINRKRVKSINVQLMCNSRYKITNVVARWPGSAHDSRILQHSSIGAHTRTRVFIEQVNGQLKMKFLCLMVGLHVGPKQACRTIVACAVLFNLAKDMQEPEHEMNQHLPDNPQAEIYPGAAPAAGLAIRAQIAQEIHNRL, encoded by the exons ATGTACGAGCGATATCGTTTCACGAGAAGAGGGTTGATGAGGTTGATGGACTTGCTCTCTGCGGGATTGAATCATCCAACCAAGAGAAGTCTTGCAATTGATGGACACTTACAGATATGCATCGCTTTACGCTTTTATGTGACCGGAACTGTACACACTGGTCACGGGGATCATCACGGA GGTTCGCAACTTGGGGAGGATGCCTACGTTTATATAAACCGAAAGCGCGTCAAGTCCATCAACGTGCAGCTCATGTGTAACAGTCGTTACAAAATTACTAATGTTGTTGCCCGATGGCCGGGCTCTGCGCACGACAGCAGAATCCTGCAACATAGCAGCATTGG AGCTCATACAAGAACTAGGGTATTCATCGAACAGGTCAATGGACAGCTCAAAATGAAGTTCCTGTGTCTCATGGTTGGATTACATGTTGGGCCCAAGCAAGCATGCAGAACGATTGTTGCATGTGCTGTCCTCTTCAATTTGGCTAAAGATATGCAGGAACCAGAACACGAGATGAACCAGCACCTTCCAGATAATCCACAGGCAGAGATCTACCCAGGGGCAGCTCCAGCCGCTGGATTAGCAATAAGGGCACAGATTGCTCAGGAAATTCACAACAGGCTGTAA